Genomic segment of Synechococcus sp. A18-25c:
GGTTCTTCAGCGCCCGAACTCTCGCTTAGTAGCAGAGTCCACTCTTGAGGTACCGACGATAAGTATTGATTTCTGGTCGATGAAGCATCAAAGGAATACACAGGCAAACCCTGCTCTTCGGTCGCGATCTGACTGACAAGATCCGCATTCAAACTGGTGAACCACATTGATCCATCAGGCCCCTGTCCGATCCGGTGCATCACACGGTTACGGGAACCAATGTCAGGCAATGGGAAAACCGTTTGATCTCGGCGTCCTGATTCATCAACATCCAAGCGAACCAGGTCATTTTCTTGGTATTGGAACCAGACAGAATCCGGCTTCACACCCACTACACCGCCTGCACCTTTGGAAAGAGTCTGGGGATAAGACGTGAAAGTTTCAGAGGCAGGATCGAAGCGGGCAATACCACCCAAACTTTGCTGCGAACCAACCAATTCAGGGCTGTTATCGCCTTCAATTGTGACCCAGATAAAGCCTTCGGGTCCTTGATAAATATTGATCGGACGTGTGTTATCAGTCCCGAAACCTTCGATCTCGAAAAGGCTCAACTTATCGTTTAAATCAATCCTTCCAATCTGATTGGTCTGCAGGTTTACAAACCATGCGTTTCCCACCTGATCAAACTCGATGTTGATTGGAGCACTGGCTGCCGGCTTGATGGCGTCATGATTGAAATTGGGAGCGATGGCAGCTCGGGTCGGTAGTTCAAAACGACGATGTTCTCCCGTCGCAGGATCAACCCAACCCAGCACATCAGAGGTGCGGCCGGTGTACCAAAGTTTGCCTTGGGGATCGATGGCGAAACCGTGCGGTCCCACAACACCCTCTGTCTGAGGATTATCGAACGCAACGCTATAAGTCGTGATGATAGAACCATCACGTTTGCTGAGTTCAACGATTTGATCAAAATCCTCAAGAGTTACATACAAACGACCGTCTTCACTAAACCGGATTCCATGGGGGTAAGACCCTTTTGGAAGTTCAAAAAGCTCAACACGTCCATCAAGCGTGAGACGTCCAACACGGTCATGCATGCTCTGGGTGAAATACACCATCCCATCTGGGCCGGAATAGATTTCATGAGTGTTATAAACATCTTTATCAGAGTCCAGATGAACATTGTAATCAATAACATTACCCAGTTCACGCTCAAAAACCGATGTAAAAAAGTCTTGAAAAGCTGCTTCTGACCACCATTCACCACGTCCAATCGGACGAGGCTGAGTCACATTATTAACACTTTGGACATCAAGCTGGGAATGGCCGCTACCACTCATTGAATCATTGCAGATTCGTTGATCTTAAAAGAATGCCTGGACGCATCAGGCATCGACACCAACGGAATGCATCCGCACATCATCGGGATGCACCAGTTCTCCACACAAGGCCTCAACTTCGGCCTGAGCCAACTGCTGCAAACGAGGCACGATCACATCTCTTGAATACCGTTGCTCGCAAAGAACCCAATACACACCGAAGTGACGAGCTTCACTTTGAAGCAAGCTGCCATAAAGAGTCCGTAACGCCTGGTCAGGACTGTGTTCTGCAAGCAGAGCCATGCGTTCATGACTGCGCGCTTCAATCAGGCCCGCAACGAGGAAAGAATCCAGCATCCGATCAGGCTCCCCCCGTCGCACCTGCTTAGCAAGATCCGCTCCGTAACCTGATGAGCGCAACGGCTCAAGGTAACGACCACGCGATTTGAGCAGATCCAACACCTGCTCAAAATGCGCAAGCTCTTCACGCGCCAGCGGGCTCAACACCTCACCGAGGCCAGGTTCACACAGATAGCGAAACATCAGCTGAACAGCTGAGCCAGCCGCTTTGCGCTCGCAATGGGCATGGTCGATGAGAACCTGCATCGGCTTAGCGATCGCCTGCTCCACCCAGAGACGACTAGTCGGAGCAGCAAGCCAACGAATGCTGCTCACGGTGGATGTAAGAGAGGCCTCTTTGAACTCAACAGGGGTTGTGGATGCAGCGATGGTCATGCTTCCACCTGACGCAGGTAATTCAGCAACCCATCAAGAGCGAGGTCGTAGCTGAAAGGCCCAAAGCCGCTCACCACACCAACCGCACGATCAGCCAGATAGGACTGATGACGAAACGACTCACGCGCTTGGGTGTTACTCAGGTGGAGCTCCACATAAGGAATGGCCACGCCTAGCAAAGCGTCGCGTAACGCGATGGATGTGTGGGTGAAGGCACCGGCATTGATCAAGATGCCGTTGACCGTCCCCATCGCCTGGTGAACCCGCTCTACGAGGGCACCTTCAAAATTGCTCTGGTAAGAATCCAGTTGCACCCCAGCAGCAGCAGCACGCTCTTTGAGTTGTTGCTCGATCACATCCAGTGTCTGGTGACCGTAAAGGCCAGGCTCCCGCTGACCGAGCAAATTGAGATTGGGCCCATTGAGCAGCAGCAGTTGCATCGCCCGTGCCAGCGGTGTCACCCGATCGTATCCAGCAGGGTGGTCCTCGTTGACTGGTAAATTATCGCGGTGTGTCGGGTCGGTGCCCGAGTGGTTAATGGGGGCGGACTGTAAATCCGCTGGCTCTGCCTACGTTGGTTCAAATCCAACCCGGCCCATCCACACATGCCCTTGTAGCTCAGCGGTAGAGCACTCCCTTGGTAAGGGAGAGGTCTCGAGTTCAAGTCTCGACAAGGGCTTTCCCAACACCCAGGCACCGGGTGTTGATCCAAGTCGCAGGCCTGGGTTGATTCCAAGTTGGCAGCCAAGTGCAGGCCGCGGTGAATACAGCTCCGCACGCCGCAAGCGAATCAGAACCTTGCTCGCGGTTGTTCAAAACTCCAGACAGCCTCTCAGAAAATGGAGCTGACGAAAACTGAACCAATCTGACGTCTGCAAAACGGAATCAATGGCTCGCAAAGTTCATCAATCTGCCCATTTCCTGCAACAAGCACCGCTCAGATTAGACGTCAGTGTTTGTCTTGATGACACCTTGGTTTCACTTTCACCCAGTGGCTGGGTGATTGGATCCAGCAAAAACCGTGGGATGCAGCATTCCCTGTATCGACTCAGGACCAACATCGTGAATGCCTAGTGTTGCCCACTGCATGAATCCCCCAGTCGAGGATCGAAGCTAACGATCTTTTCCCTAGACCAATTGCCCATGCAATTGCTGGTCTTCCCAGACCATCCATTGCTGAAAAGCGCTGAGATCATGCTTGATCAGATTATGAAATACCCACTTGAGCACAGACCACCCAAGGTCTATCTAGGTGCGGAAAGCCTGCTAGTGCAGGCTGTCGATTTCTTCTCCGCTGCGACAGACAAAAAACAGACGGTGCCAGCAGGAAGCCGGCAGCAGGGGAACGCAGACACTGTGGATTGAGGCACTGTGGATTGAGACACCGTGCTGCAACACGATCAAGACAAACCAAAGTTCTTCCTTTACCGCTCAATCTGAATCTGAGCACTGGTGTTGTTCTGGTTACAAGATGAGAGCACCGCAACACAACAGCCCTTCGCGATCTCAGACCATATCTTGAACAGGGATTGAAAGTCTTCCAACTGATGCATCCTCAAATCCAGAGGATTGGATTAATAACCAACCGCCTTAGTACTGCAAGAGAGGAATAAACAACTTCAAGGGTGACTGGTTTCCAGGCAGAACAGACAACACCTGAGCAAACACTTCATTGTTCCTCACGCTCCTTTGCAGGACCTTCTCCCCCCAGCTAGCACGTGGGAAACAATTCCCGCATGGCTGCACCGCCACTCCTGCTGGCACTGGATCAAGGCACCAGTAGCTCCCGGGCCGCGCTCTACGACGACCGTGGGTGTCCGATCGCCAGTGCCACTGCTCCTCTAGCGATCCAATACCCCGCTGATGGCTGGGTGGAACAAGACCCCATGGCCATCTGGGAGAGCCAGCGTCTGGCGATGAGCCGTCTGGAGCAATCCCTGACTCCAGAACAACGCAGTGCTGTCGTCGCCTGCGGCATCACCAATCAACGCGAGACCACCATTCTTTGGCGCCGCAGCGATGGGCAGCCCTGCGGCCCAGCTCTGGTCTGGCAAGACGGCCGCACAGCTGATCTCTGCGAGCGATGGAAGCAGGAAGGTCTGGAAAAGGAGTGGAGAGTACGTACGGGGCTTCTTCTGGATCCCTACTTCAGCGCCAGCAAAATCCACTGGTTGATCCAGAACGAGGGGGCAGCCCGCCGAGCTGCCAACCAAGAGGATCTCTGCTTTGGAACAGTGGAGAGCTGGCTGCTGTGGCATCTGAGCGGGGCCACTCGGCATTGCTCCGATATGAGCAACGCCAGCCGCACGCTGTTGATGGACCTCAAGCGCCGGGAATGGGTGGAACCGTTCTGCGCGCAGGCCCTGCTTCCGACCAGTGCCCTGCCGACACTGGTGCCTTGCCGAGGTGATTTCGGCGCAATCGCGCCAGGGCTGCCGTTCGCGGGCGTGCCCATCCGCGCGCTTCTGGGTGATCAACAGGCCGCCACTCTCGGGCAGTTATGCCTTGAGCCTGGCGAAGCCAAATGCACCTACGGCACCGGTGCCTTCCTGGTGGTGAACACGGGCAGAACGATCCGCCGCAGTGATGCGGGACTGCTCAGCACGCTGGGCTGGACGGATGAAGAGGGTGAACCGACGTATTGCCTTGAAGGCAGCTTGTTCAACGCAGGCACCGTTGTTCAGTGGCTGAGGGATGGGCTCGGCATCATCGAAACCGCCGATGAGATCAACCGGCTCGCCAATGGGGTGGAGAACTCGGGAGGCGTGATGCTCGTCCCGGCGTTCACCGGCTGGGGAACCCCCCATTGGGATCCAGGCGCCCGTGGGCTGCTGATCGGATTAACCCGGGACAGCGGTCGTGCCCAGATTGCCCGTGCAGCACTCGACGGCATCGCCCTTTCGGTGGCTGGCCTGGTGCAGCTTGCAGAGCAGTCGATCGGCCACAGCCTGGGCGAGCTCGCAGTCGACGGTGGAGCAGCAGCCTCGAATCCCCTTTTGCAGGCGCAGGCCGACAGCACAGGTCTGCGCGTGCGACGTCCAGCCCACCTGGAAAGCACCGCGCGGGGAGTGGCATTGCTGGCAGGCGTGCAATCGGGAGTGATTGCCGATCTCAGTGATCTGGTCTCAGCGCAAGAGCAGCAGACCGAGAGCTTCAACCCCTCGATGGGAACGGAAGAACGACAAGCCTGGCTTAAGCGCTGGAACGATGCTGTCGCACGGAGTCTTCACTGGCATGGATGACACCGCTTACGACCTTCTGATCATCGGTGGCGGAGCCAGCGGTGCTTGCGTCGCCTATGAAGCCGTCCGCCGCGGCCTGCGGGTTGCGCTGCTCGAAGCGAATGACTTCGCCAGTGGCACCAGCTCCCGTAGCACCAAATTGCTGCATGGCGGTGTCCGCTATCTCGAGCTGGCTTTCAAAACCGCTGACCGAGCGCAGCTGCGCCTTGTGAGGGAAGCCCTGCTGGAACGCGGACACTGGTTGCAGCAAGCTCCATTTCTGGCCCATCGCCTGGAGCTCGCGCTACCGACCGACTGCGTGATCGGGCAGCTCTACTACCGCCTTGGGCTCGGTCTCTATGACGCCCTGTCTGGCCAGGCAGGAATCGGCAACAGCAGACTATTAACGAAGCAGCAGCTGCAGGTTGCCCTGCCCCAGCTTCGTGACGACATTCGCAGGGGAGTGGCCTACAGCGATGGACAATTCGACGATGCTCGCCTGAATCTGCTGCTGGCCCTGACCGCCGAGCAGGCCGGTGCTGTCGTGAGGAACCGCATGCCAGTCGTCGCACTGGAGAAGAACAGCGACGGGCAGGTGTGTGGCGCCATCAGCGAAAACGCACGCGGGGAACGTCAGCGCTGGCGTGCACGCACGGTGGTCAATGCCACCGGACTGCATGCTGATGCGGTGCGACGCATGGCAGAGGGGGACTGCCGTGAACGCATGCTCACGAGCCGCGGTGTTCACATCGTGCTCAAGCAGAACCTCTGTCCTGAACGGATGGGACTGCTGCTGCCCTCCACCGATGACGGACGGGTTCTGTTCATGTTGCCGTTCTTCGGGGGCACGCTGGTGGGCACCACTGAGACTGCCTGCCCTCAGGAGCAGGCGGCACAGCCGTCCGATCAGGAGCAGACCTACCTGATCAACTATGTGAAGCGATGGTTCCCTGACATGGGTGACCCCGAGATCGGCAGCTGCTGGGCGGGCGGCCGACCGCTCCTCAAACCCGCCGATGCCGATCTGAACAGCAGCCGTGTCGTGCGGGAGCACGAGGTGGAGACCCTGCCGAGTGGATTGGTGAGTGTGATGGGCGGTAAATGGACCACCTGCCGTCCAATGGCAATCGACACGCTGGATGCCGTTGCCAAGCAACTGGACAGGCCCCTGCCACCTGCCAAAAGGCTGCCTTTATTGGGATCCGACGTCGATCCATCCAAGACCTCAGAACGACTGATGCAACAACGTCAGCAACTGAGCGATCTGCTTCCTGACTCCCCCTGGCTTCAGAACCAGATCGAGCACCTGGAGGGCAATCACGGGCTGGCTGCAGCCGAGCTGGTGAACGGATGGACGGTCTCACAACGGGAACCACTGAGCGACGTGATTCCAATCTGTGAGGGAGAGCTTCGCCACGCCGTCAACGCAGAACATGCTCATAGCGTCACCGATCTGCTGGCACGACGGAATCGTCTGGCCATGGTGAACTGTGGCGAAGCGAACCGCCTCACACCAGCGGTGAGGGCGATTCTTGAAGAGTGCGGCAGGGATGAGAGCTCAGCGCTTGCTTTAGATGCTTGAAGGCTGGGCTGGCTGCGTTCAAAGGGGTTGCGGGGCGTGCTCGGCCTCCGGCACATCCTCCACTTCAATAACGTCTTCCACCTCACCGATCAGCCACCAGCTGTATCCATGGGCAGGCAGATACACAAACCACGCCTCTGATGCAGGCGGGTATTCACAGCCCCAGAGCACCTCACGGGTTCGCTCACCGCGCCAGCGGCTGAGGTCGAGCCGCAGAGAGGCCCCCGCCGCAGACAGGTTGGCAGCCACCAGCACCGTCATCCCGCCATCACAGCGCACGTAGCTGATCACACTCGGATGGGTGCAGTGCAACAGTTCAAAGTCACCATGGCGAAGGGCAGGTAGCAGCCGCCGACAGGTGAGCATGCGCCGATGCCAGTTCAGCAGTGAGGCAGGGAACTGCTTCTGAACCTCCACATTCACCACGCGGTAGTCGTAGCCCGGAGAGGTGATCGGTGGGAGCACCAGCAGGGGATCGGGTGCTGTCGAGAACCCGCCGTTTCGTGCTGGAGTCCACGCCATGGGAGTGCGGTTGGGATCGCGATCTCGCAGTCCAGGCCAGTCCCCCATGCCCAACTCATCGCCGTAGTAGAGGCAAGGCATTCCGGGAAGGCTGTAGAGCAAAGCATGCAGAACCCGGTTGGAACCTGAATCGCCATTGAGGAGAGGGGCTAAACGACGATTAATGCCCCAGTTGAGCCAGTGCCCCTGACCTTGATGAAGACCAGCGCGAATGGTCTGAATCACCTGTTCGGGGACCAGATGGCCATCGCCCAGCCAAAGCTCGTCGTGATTGCGCAATGGCAGAGCCCACCGGCATCCACGCACGGTCTGCTGCGCCTCTTTCAGACAGGAGCACAAGTCTTTGACTGCACCACTGGCAATGGCAGCGAACAAATGGGCGGTTAAGACGAAGTTGAACGCTCCATGCAGCTCATCTGACATCAGATAAGGAGCGATCTCATCCAGGGGCTGAATGGCTTCCCCGAGCAGGAGCACATCACGGCCATGGGAATTGACCCGTTCTCGCAAACGCTTCAGAAACGCGTGCGTTTCAGGCAAACCTTCACAGCGGGTGCCTTCGGCCTCAAAAAGAAACGGCACAGCATCCAGCCGAAAGCCGTCCACACCTCGCTCGATCCAAAAATCCACCACATCCAGCATTGCCTCCTGGACGAATGGGTTGTCGTAGTTCAGGTCGGGCTGATGACGCAAAAACCGGTGCAGGTAGTACTGGCCAGCCACCTCGTCCCACTCCCAGTTGGACGACTCGAAATGACGGAACAGCACCGGAGCATCCGCATAACGATGGGGGTCATCGCTCCAGACATAGATGTCGCGTTCAGGACTGCCCTTTGGAGCCCAACGAGCTCGCTGGAACCAGGGATGCAGGGTGCTGGTGTGGTTCATGACCAGGTCCATCACCACTTTGATGCCCTGCCCATGCGCTGCAGTCAGCACCCGATGAAACGCAGAGAGATCTCCGAGGTCGGGATGAATCGCCTTGAAATCGGTGATGTCATACCCACCGTCCTGCAACGGTGACGGATAGATGGGCGTCAGCCAGATCGCTTCGACGCCGAGCCAGCGCAGATAAGGGAGACGGTTGGCCAACCCCTGCAAGTCACCAATTCCGTCGCCATTGCCATCGGCATAGCTGCGCACAATCAACTGATAGATGACGGCTCCGTTCCACCACGGCAGCTTCTGACTCATCAAGCCGATCACTCTCTCTTCGTAGTAAGCGCAATCGGCTTTGGCGTCATCCCCCCCTTGGCAACGGTTGATGGGATGGAATTGCGAGCATGACGTTCAGTAAGCGCCTGTTTCTGACGTCATGGCTCAAGCCGGCACAGCCACCGCGTTCAGCGATACCGATCTGCAACGGATGCGCGAACCCGTCCTGCAAGGCGTCACGCATCCGGAACGCTGGCGGCGAGAGCAACTGCGGCGCCTACGAAATCTCGTCACCGAGCACGAGTCGGCGATTCTCGAGGCACTCCATCAAGACCTCGCCAAACCTCCCCTGGAAGCCATGGCCGAGGTGGTGGCCCTGCTTCAAGAGCTCAATCTTGCTGAACGGCGTTTGCGCTCTTGGATGCGACCACATCGCGTTCGCGTCCCGATCGTGCAAAAGCCTGGTCGCGCCGAACTGATCCGGGAGCCCCTGGGGTGTGTTCTGCTGATCGGCCCTTGGAACCTGCCATTCAGTCTCACCCTGTGGCCCCTCGTGAGTGCACTGGCGGCCGGGAACACCGCCGTGATCAAACCGTCAGAACATGCTCCGGCCACTGCAGAGCTGATTGAACGGGTGATCCCCATGCACTTTCCACAGGACGTGGTCACCGTGGTCAATGGAGATGGAGACGTGGCCGCGAACCTGGTGCGTCAGCGCTTTGATCACATTTTCTTCACCGGTGGCGGACGGATCGGCGCGAAGGTTTTGGAGGGCGCTGCCGCCAACCTCACACCAGTGACGTTGGAATTGGGAGGGAAAAACCCGGCGATCGTCCTCAACGATGCCGATCTCGACGTGACGGCGCGGCGGCTGGTGTGGGGCAAGGGTTTCAATGCTGGACAAGC
This window contains:
- the glpK gene encoding glycerol kinase GlpK gives rise to the protein MAAPPLLLALDQGTSSSRAALYDDRGCPIASATAPLAIQYPADGWVEQDPMAIWESQRLAMSRLEQSLTPEQRSAVVACGITNQRETTILWRRSDGQPCGPALVWQDGRTADLCERWKQEGLEKEWRVRTGLLLDPYFSASKIHWLIQNEGAARRAANQEDLCFGTVESWLLWHLSGATRHCSDMSNASRTLLMDLKRREWVEPFCAQALLPTSALPTLVPCRGDFGAIAPGLPFAGVPIRALLGDQQAATLGQLCLEPGEAKCTYGTGAFLVVNTGRTIRRSDAGLLSTLGWTDEEGEPTYCLEGSLFNAGTVVQWLRDGLGIIETADEINRLANGVENSGGVMLVPAFTGWGTPHWDPGARGLLIGLTRDSGRAQIARAALDGIALSVAGLVQLAEQSIGHSLGELAVDGGAAASNPLLQAQADSTGLRVRRPAHLESTARGVALLAGVQSGVIADLSDLVSAQEQQTESFNPSMGTEERQAWLKRWNDAVARSLHWHG
- a CDS encoding tRNA-(ms[2]io[6]A)-hydroxylase; the encoded protein is MTIAASTTPVEFKEASLTSTVSSIRWLAAPTSRLWVEQAIAKPMQVLIDHAHCERKAAGSAVQLMFRYLCEPGLGEVLSPLAREELAHFEQVLDLLKSRGRYLEPLRSSGYGADLAKQVRRGEPDRMLDSFLVAGLIEARSHERMALLAEHSPDQALRTLYGSLLQSEARHFGVYWVLCEQRYSRDVIVPRLQQLAQAEVEALCGELVHPDDVRMHSVGVDA
- the aroQ gene encoding type II 3-dehydroquinate dehydratase, whose amino-acid sequence is MQLLLLNGPNLNLLGQREPGLYGHQTLDVIEQQLKERAAAAGVQLDSYQSNFEGALVERVHQAMGTVNGILINAGAFTHTSIALRDALLGVAIPYVELHLSNTQARESFRHQSYLADRAVGVVSGFGPFSYDLALDGLLNYLRQVEA
- a CDS encoding aldehyde dehydrogenase family protein, with the protein product MAQAGTATAFSDTDLQRMREPVLQGVTHPERWRREQLRRLRNLVTEHESAILEALHQDLAKPPLEAMAEVVALLQELNLAERRLRSWMRPHRVRVPIVQKPGRAELIREPLGCVLLIGPWNLPFSLTLWPLVSALAAGNTAVIKPSEHAPATAELIERVIPMHFPQDVVTVVNGDGDVAANLVRQRFDHIFFTGGGRIGAKVLEGAAANLTPVTLELGGKNPAIVLNDADLDVTARRLVWGKGFNAGQACIAPDHLFVQESVREPLLNAIARERLRLYGEQPLDSEDLCCLIHDRHYSRLEALLRGAEAEGRVLLGGEFDPERRRIAPSLIAVHDDHDPLMTDELFGPLLPVLTIPNLDAAIEHIQKQDKPLALYLFGGDTNHQKQLLRQTSSGGVCFNDVVMQAGVPDLPFGGVGASGMGAHHGEAGFRTFSHERSVLRRPFWLDLPQRYPPYTLSPDTFRRLLS
- a CDS encoding alpha-amylase family protein, coding for MSQKLPWWNGAVIYQLIVRSYADGNGDGIGDLQGLANRLPYLRWLGVEAIWLTPIYPSPLQDGGYDITDFKAIHPDLGDLSAFHRVLTAAHGQGIKVVMDLVMNHTSTLHPWFQRARWAPKGSPERDIYVWSDDPHRYADAPVLFRHFESSNWEWDEVAGQYYLHRFLRHQPDLNYDNPFVQEAMLDVVDFWIERGVDGFRLDAVPFLFEAEGTRCEGLPETHAFLKRLRERVNSHGRDVLLLGEAIQPLDEIAPYLMSDELHGAFNFVLTAHLFAAIASGAVKDLCSCLKEAQQTVRGCRWALPLRNHDELWLGDGHLVPEQVIQTIRAGLHQGQGHWLNWGINRRLAPLLNGDSGSNRVLHALLYSLPGMPCLYYGDELGMGDWPGLRDRDPNRTPMAWTPARNGGFSTAPDPLLVLPPITSPGYDYRVVNVEVQKQFPASLLNWHRRMLTCRRLLPALRHGDFELLHCTHPSVISYVRCDGGMTVLVAANLSAAGASLRLDLSRWRGERTREVLWGCEYPPASEAWFVYLPAHGYSWWLIGEVEDVIEVEDVPEAEHAPQPL
- a CDS encoding glycerol-3-phosphate dehydrogenase/oxidase, with product MDDTAYDLLIIGGGASGACVAYEAVRRGLRVALLEANDFASGTSSRSTKLLHGGVRYLELAFKTADRAQLRLVREALLERGHWLQQAPFLAHRLELALPTDCVIGQLYYRLGLGLYDALSGQAGIGNSRLLTKQQLQVALPQLRDDIRRGVAYSDGQFDDARLNLLLALTAEQAGAVVRNRMPVVALEKNSDGQVCGAISENARGERQRWRARTVVNATGLHADAVRRMAEGDCRERMLTSRGVHIVLKQNLCPERMGLLLPSTDDGRVLFMLPFFGGTLVGTTETACPQEQAAQPSDQEQTYLINYVKRWFPDMGDPEIGSCWAGGRPLLKPADADLNSSRVVREHEVETLPSGLVSVMGGKWTTCRPMAIDTLDAVAKQLDRPLPPAKRLPLLGSDVDPSKTSERLMQQRQQLSDLLPDSPWLQNQIEHLEGNHGLAAAELVNGWTVSQREPLSDVIPICEGELRHAVNAEHAHSVTDLLARRNRLAMVNCGEANRLTPAVRAILEECGRDESSALALDA